The DNA segment AGGTTTCATCGGTGCTCCTCGAGGTCGCATGGAACCAGGGAGGTTCGGTCGATCCGGCGATACGGGAGTCGTCGATGATTTTATCAGCAGAAGCGGCCGCAGCAGTCAGCCCATCCCGGCAAAGGGCGGTGCTTTTTTGTGAGGTGGGTGCCCACATCGTGGCACCTGCATCCGACCCAGGCGCCATGTTCATGCGCGCTCCGGGAGAGGCGGGCTGCGTCGACAAAACGCAGAACGCCGGCGCTTCGACAGCGCCGGCGCTCTCGGCCCCTCCGAGGGGCCGTCACGGTTCGCCCTGCTCACACGCAGCGGGCGGAGCGTTCCGAACGATCAGGCCTGGGCGCCCACTTCCTTCTTGCCCTTGCGCTTCGGCTCCTTCTTGCTCCCGGAGCCGTTCGTGGCCGCGGGGACCGCGGCGAGCGTCGGGCGCAGCAGGTCCTCGGCCAGCTTGGCCGCGCGGTCCGTCTTCTCCCAGGTGAACTCGTCGCGCCCGAAGTGGCCGTACGCGGCCGTCTTTCGGTAGATGGGCTTCAGCAGATCGAGCTGCTCGATGATCGCCTTCGGCCGCATGTCGAAGTTCTGCATGATGTACTTCTCGAGCACGTCCTCACCTACGCGGCCCGTGCCGAAGGTGTTCACGTGGACGCCGACCGGCTGGGCGACGCCGATGGCGTAGGCGATCTGCACCTCGCAGCGCGCCGCGAGCTTGGAGGCGACGACGTTCTTCGCGACGTAACGCGCGTAGTAGCAGGCGGAGCGGTCGACCTTCGTCGGGTCCTTGCCGCTGAAGGCGCCGCCGCCGTGCCGGCCCATGCCGCCGTAGGTGTCGACGATGATCTTGCGGCCGGTGAGGCCGGCGTCGCCGAAGGGGCCGCCGACCACGAAGCGGCCGGTGGGGTTCACGTAGATCTTCGTGCTCCGATCCATCAGCTTGGCCGGGATGCTCTTCTCGATGATCAGGCTCCGCACCGCGTCGACGATCGTCTTGTGCTTGACCTCGGGGCTGTGCTGCGTCGAGACGACGACGGCGCTCACGCGCACGGGCGTCTGATCTTCGTACTCGATCGTGACCTGGGTCTTGCCGTCGGGGCGCAGCCAGTCGAGCTTCTTGGATTTGCGGAGATCCGCGAGCTTCCGGGCGAGGCGATGGGCGTAGCTGATGGGAGAGGGCATCAGCTCCGACGTCTCGTCCGTCGCATAGCCGAACATGAGCCCCTGGTCGCCTGCCCCCTGCTCCTTGAAGAGGCCCTCGCCCTCGGTGACGCCGCGGGAGATGTCGGGCGACTGCTTCTCGATCGCCGTGAGCACCGCGCACGTCTCGTAGTCGAAGCCCATCGCGGCGTCGGTGTAGCCGATGTCCTTGATGGTGTTGCGCACGACGACCGGCATGTCGACCCACGCCGAGGTGGTGATCTCGCCGGCCACGACGGCCATCCCCGTCTTCACCAGGGTCTCGCACGCGACGCGGGCCGTCGGATCCTTCTCGAGGATCCCGTCCAGAATGGCGTCGGAGATCTGGTCGCACACCTTGTCGGGGTGTCCTTCGGTGACGGACTCGGATGTGAACTGGTAACGGCGCATGAATCGCTCCTTCGGCGGACTCGAAATCGGACCTCTACGCATAGTTCGAGCGCGGGGCACCGTCAACGCGAGCCGCGGCCTTCCGCGGACAAAAGCGCCGGCCGGACGAGCTGCCTCCGGGCTGTCGGTCATCAGTGTGGACCGCCGTGTGGACGGCGCTGGCGGCTGTCGCTGTCGAGCCGCACCGACGTCTCGCGGCGGCTGCTGCCTGGGCAGCACTCTGACTCGGCTAGCTTCCTTGCTTCCCGGTGCGTCGCGCTCCCTGCTCCAGGCGAAGGAGCTGCGCTGCCCGCGGGGAGCTCGCCGGTGGGATCCGCCGTGAGACCGGACGAGCGGGGGGCGTCGGGCCGCCGATCCGGTGCGCTCCCGGAGGCGCGCCGCCAGAGGCTATGATGCCGCGCATGACGTTCGACGAGATCAAGGCGTGCCTCGAGCGCGAGGGCTGGGCTGTAGAGGTCGTATCCAACGACACCATGCGCAGCGACTTCCAGGGGGCCGAGCGGCACTTCCCGCTGTTCGTGCGGCTCTCGCCCCCCTTCGTCGTCTTCGCGGTGATCCCGTTCGTGCGGCTCCCGCTGGAGCTCGAGGAGGGCGACGTGATCGTGCGGCGCCTGCTCCAGCTGAACCGTGAGATCAACATGGCCAAGCTCTCGGCCGACGAGGAGGGCGACGTGATTCTCAGCGTCGAGTACCGCCTCCAGGACCTCGATCCGAGCGAGGTGCGCGACGCCGTCGATGTCCTCTCCTTCTACGCGAACAAGCACTATGCCGAGCTCGTGGCGCTCGCCGCGCCATGAGCGGTCACCGGCCCCGCTTCAAGGCGGGATCTGCTCCTCTCTTGGCTTGAGCCCCTCGTGCGCCCTGAGCTCCGTGCGCACGACCCGGACGCGCCGCACGTCGCCCCCGCGGACGACGGTGAGCTCGACGGGGCTCCCGACGGCGCCGCGGAGCCGATCGCGCACCTCTGCCGACGAGAGATCACGGACATACACGCCATCAATCATCATGATCTCGTCGCCCGGGATCAGCCCCGCTCGCTCGGCGGCGAGGCCCGGCGGCACGTCGCGCACGTAGAGCGCCAGCGACTCGTTATCTCGCCCAAGGACAGCCCCGATGGATCCCACGCTCGCGGTGCACCCCGCGGCCACGAGCAGGAGCGCCGCGCTCCAGGACCTGCTTGCCACCACGGCACCATAGCGCCGAGGAGCCCCGGCGCGCTGCCATTCTCGCAGGGCGCCCCCCCGGAGCGCGCGGCGTGGCGCGACAGCCACGTCGGACCGGCTCCAGCGGACGCGCGCGCTCGTCCAACGTCGCAACGTCGCAGGCCAGAGAATGTGATTTTACAGGACAAGGAGCGCTCGAGTGTGCCTGTCGCGTACGCACGCGAGGTGCGAAGCACGGTTCTCGGTGGGGCCTCGGGAGCGCAAGCGACTACGCAGCCGGTCGTCGGCGGCGCGAGATACGCCCTGGAAAGCGCGGCGTGGCGCCAGGGCGCCGGCCCGCCGCGATCTGTCACGCCATGTCCATCGAGCGGTCGCAATCCAGTTGGTCCCCAGGGGCGGCTGCCCTAGAGTCCGGGCCGGGGTCACCGATGCCTGAACCGCGCGCTGCTGCCGAGAGCTCCACACTTGCCGCTCAGTCCGGCGGTGTGCCCGGCGGCTGGAAGATGCGCATGGAGGACCCGCTCAATCGCTACTACCGGTACCCGATCGCGCGCTGGATCGTGCGGGCGCTGATGAGGACGCCGGTCACGCCGAACCAGGTGACGCTGGTTCAGCCGCTCTTCGCTGCGCTGGCCGGTTACCTGGTGACGTTCGATGATCCGAGGCACCTCATCGCGGGGGCGCTCGTGTTCGAGCTCCGCTCCATCCTCGATTGCGTGGACGGCGCGCTGGCGCGGGCGAAGCGGATGGTGAGCCCCGCGGGGCACGCCATTGACGGCCTGGCCGACTGGCTGGGCGTCGTCTTTCTTTATGTCGGCATCTTCTGGCACGTTCGCCTTCACCCGCCGGCAGAGGGCCTGTGGAGCGCGACCGTGTCCACGAACGCTCTCCTGCTGATCGCGCTGCTCCAGGGGGCGCTCCGCTCTTTCTCCGCGGACTACTTCAAGCTCAAGTACTGCTCGATCTTCGAGACGGGTACGGACGAGACGGCGGACGTGCTGCGCCGGAAGATCCAGGCGCTCGGCCCCTCGTCCTCGTTCTTTGCCCATTTCGATGTCTTCATCGGGCGCATGGGGCACCTCGCGTTCGAGCACGAGTGGTTCGACCCGCGGCGGAGCCAGTCCTCGACCAGCGCGGATCAGGTAAAGCAGCTGATCCGGGAGGAGGCGTCGCCGCTCACGCGCTTCATCGGCGCGCTCTGGGCGATATCGAACGGCGACGCGTTCCTGTCGATGGTGGTGCTGACGCTCCTCGTGGACCAGCTCTGGCTGGGTCAGGTCTTCTTCGCGACGGGCGGGGTCGTCTGGATCGTCGCGGTCATCTGGCTGAACGGCTGGTTCCTCCGCGGCGCATCCCGGCGCGCGAAGCTGGCCGTGGCCTGAGCTCGGCGACTGGGCTGCGCCGCGCCGAGCTCGGGCCGCTCTAGAGGGAGCTCGCCAGGCGGCGGGCCTTCTCCACGTCCTCTTCGAAGTCGATCTCGGTCCAGGGAAGGTCGTCGACGCGCTCGATACCGAACGGTATCTCCTGGAAAGCGCGGTCCATCGCGGCCTCGTACTCCTGATCGAGGCGGCCTGCGGAGACCTCCTCCTCAAGGAGCCGCTGCATCGCGCGGCCGCCCTGCGGACCGACCTTGGCGAAGCCGACGGTCTCGCCGGCGATGTCCCAGTCCTTGCCTACGCGGCGCGCGATCTTGAGGACGCGGCCGGCGCGGACGCCGACCATCATCTCTTCGCCGCTCTCCTCCGAGCTCGCGTCGACAAGCAGGCAGTTCTCCTGCGGCGAGCTCACCAGGCGCCGCAGCAGCGCGGCGGGGTACAGCACGTCGGCGTCCATCCACAGCCCGCCGCCCGACAGCCGATCGGCCGCGACGTGGAGCGAGACGATGCTGCCGTGGGTGAACCGCGGGTTCTTGACGAGCTCGACCTTCAGCGAAGGGCGGAGCGAGGCGAGCGCCTCCTCGATCATCTCGTGCCGGAAGCCGACGACGATCGTCAGATCGGTGACGCCGCTCTCGGTGAGGTTCACGAGGTGGCGCTCGAGCAGCGTCTTGCCCTCGATCGAGATGAGGCACTTCGGCGCGTCCCGGCCGATGCGCCGGCCGCGGCCGGCGGCGAGCAGGATCGCCCTCATCGGCGCGCCTCGGCCGCGAAGCGGGAGGCGAGCTCCTGCGGGGTCTCCGCGACGCGGCCGATGCCCTTCACGGTGCCGCCGTCGACGAGGGCGAGGACCATCACCGGGCCCGGCTGCACGAGCGCGACGCGCAGCGACGCCTCGAAGGACTCGACGGAGTCGGCGCGGTGCGTGGCGCGGTAGCCGACGGCGCTGGCGACCGACTCGAGCTTCACGTCGCCCGAGATCGTCCGCTGCCCGCCCGTCGAGGCGTGGGAGCGGTTGTCGAGGACGACGTGCACGAGGTTCGCCGGCCGCTCGCTGCCGACGCTGGCGAGGGCGTTCATGCCCATGAGGACGTTGCCGTCGCCGTCGAGCACGAAGATCCGCTTGCGCGGCTGCGCGAGCGCGAGCCCCAGGCCGATCGACAGGCCGAGCCCCATCGAGCCGATCATGTAGAAGTTCGAGGGCCGGTCCTGCGTCGTGTAGAGCTCGCGGCCGATCATGCCGTTGCAGCAGACCACGAGGTCGTCCTTGCCGACCGCCGCCGTGAACACCTTCAGCGCTTCGAGCTTGTTCATTCGAGCACCCCCGCGGGCACGATGAGCGCCGCCGGCTGCCTGGTGGAGAGCATGACGTCCTTCGCCCACTGCACCTGGGGCCCCATCGGCTCGGCGGCCCGGAGGACGCGGTGCTGGATCTTCATCAGATCGAGGATGGGGAGCATGATCTCGCCCATCATGATGTGCTCCGGGGCGTCGTTGCCGCCCTCGCCGCGCCACGAGATGACGAGCAGCGCGGGCACCTCATACATCGTGCTGAGCGAGGCCAGCGCGTTCACGGAGACGCCGAGCCCGGAGTTCTGCATCAGCACCATCGGCAGCCTGCCGCCGAGCCAGGCGCCGAACGCCATCCCGATGGCGCTGTCCTCGCGGGTCGCCGAGATGTAACGAGCGCTCGGGTCAGCGTCGAGCAGCGAGACCAGGCCCTTCAGCAGCGAGCAGGGCACGCCCGCGAAGAAGTCGAACCCCGCCTCCTTGAGCGCGGCGACGAACTCGGGCGCATACGATTTTCCTGAACCGTGGGAACCGTGGGACATCGCCTCACTCCTTGATGAGCGCCCAGGCGCGACGGTAGTCCTCGAACGTGTCGATCTCGAGCCACCCCTTGTAGACGTCGATCGCCTGCACGTCCGCGCCGCGGTCGATGAGCTCCTGGAGCAGGTCGGTGAAGCTCGCGCTGCGGAGCGACTCGGCCTCGTGGAAGCCGCCCTTCGCGCGGGTCTCCTGGAGCTGGTGGTAGCAGTCGGTGAGCAGGCGCGCGCCCTTCGCGGTGAACATGGCCATGCCCACGAACTCGCCGTGCGCCTCGCCCGCAGGGATCGCGCGTCCGACGCGGGCCACCCGGTGCGGCGCCTCGGCGCCGACGAAGCGGTAGCCGGCCTCCTGCGCGTCCTTCAGGGCCACGAGGTCGGGCACGCCGCGCGCGTCCTTGGGCCGCTGGCCCTCGGCGTACGCGCGGTCGATGACGATCGAGATGTCCGCCGGGCTCTTGAGGAGCTTCTCGAGGTGGCCGCGCTCGAACACGATGTCGCCGTAGAGGAACAGGAACGGCCCGCTCAGCTCCTTGGAGGCGCGGAAGAGCGAGAAGACCTCGTTCGTCGTCGCGTACTCGTCGTTGTCGTAGAAGCGG comes from the Sorangium aterium genome and includes:
- a CDS encoding YbjN domain-containing protein is translated as MTFDEIKACLEREGWAVEVVSNDTMRSDFQGAERHFPLFVRLSPPFVVFAVIPFVRLPLELEEGDVIVRRLLQLNREINMAKLSADEEGDVILSVEYRLQDLDPSEVRDAVDVLSFYANKHYAELVALAAP
- a CDS encoding phosphocholine cytidylyltransferase family protein; protein product: MRAILLAAGRGRRIGRDAPKCLISIEGKTLLERHLVNLTESGVTDLTIVVGFRHEMIEEALASLRPSLKVELVKNPRFTHGSIVSLHVAADRLSGGGLWMDADVLYPAALLRRLVSSPQENCLLVDASSEESGEEMMVGVRAGRVLKIARRVGKDWDIAGETVGFAKVGPQGGRAMQRLLEEEVSAGRLDQEYEAAMDRAFQEIPFGIERVDDLPWTEIDFEEDVEKARRLASSL
- a CDS encoding thiamine pyrophosphate-binding protein, encoding MSHGSHGSGKSYAPEFVAALKEAGFDFFAGVPCSLLKGLVSLLDADPSARYISATREDSAIGMAFGAWLGGRLPMVLMQNSGLGVSVNALASLSTMYEVPALLVISWRGEGGNDAPEHIMMGEIMLPILDLMKIQHRVLRAAEPMGPQVQWAKDVMLSTRQPAALIVPAGVLE
- a CDS encoding PDZ domain-containing protein, with translation MASRSWSAALLLVAAGCTASVGSIGAVLGRDNESLALYVRDVPPGLAAERAGLIPGDEIMMIDGVYVRDLSSAEVRDRLRGAVGSPVELTVVRGGDVRRVRVVRTELRAHEGLKPREEQIPP
- a CDS encoding thiamine pyrophosphate-dependent enzyme — protein: MNKLEALKVFTAAVGKDDLVVCCNGMIGRELYTTQDRPSNFYMIGSMGLGLSIGLGLALAQPRKRIFVLDGDGNVLMGMNALASVGSERPANLVHVVLDNRSHASTGGQRTISGDVKLESVASAVGYRATHRADSVESFEASLRVALVQPGPVMVLALVDGGTVKGIGRVAETPQELASRFAAEARR
- a CDS encoding CDP-alcohol phosphatidyltransferase family protein translates to MEDPLNRYYRYPIARWIVRALMRTPVTPNQVTLVQPLFAALAGYLVTFDDPRHLIAGALVFELRSILDCVDGALARAKRMVSPAGHAIDGLADWLGVVFLYVGIFWHVRLHPPAEGLWSATVSTNALLLIALLQGALRSFSADYFKLKYCSIFETGTDETADVLRRKIQALGPSSSFFAHFDVFIGRMGHLAFEHEWFDPRRSQSSTSADQVKQLIREEASPLTRFIGALWAISNGDAFLSMVVLTLLVDQLWLGQVFFATGGVVWIVAVIWLNGWFLRGASRRAKLAVA
- the metK gene encoding methionine adenosyltransferase, producing the protein MRRYQFTSESVTEGHPDKVCDQISDAILDGILEKDPTARVACETLVKTGMAVVAGEITTSAWVDMPVVVRNTIKDIGYTDAAMGFDYETCAVLTAIEKQSPDISRGVTEGEGLFKEQGAGDQGLMFGYATDETSELMPSPISYAHRLARKLADLRKSKKLDWLRPDGKTQVTIEYEDQTPVRVSAVVVSTQHSPEVKHKTIVDAVRSLIIEKSIPAKLMDRSTKIYVNPTGRFVVGGPFGDAGLTGRKIIVDTYGGMGRHGGGAFSGKDPTKVDRSACYYARYVAKNVVASKLAARCEVQIAYAIGVAQPVGVHVNTFGTGRVGEDVLEKYIMQNFDMRPKAIIEQLDLLKPIYRKTAAYGHFGRDEFTWEKTDRAAKLAEDLLRPTLAAVPAATNGSGSKKEPKRKGKKEVGAQA